Below is a window of Clostridium cagae DNA.
TTTTAAAAATTTATTTTGAAGTACATAAGAACAAATAGTTTTAATAGCCTCAATAGATTTTTTAGTACAATAAATATTAAAAATTCCATTATATTTATCATTTAACATTCTATTTGCTACTGAACGAATTACCCAGACACTTCCTAGCACATGATCATTGTGATTATGAGATATAAACATATTATGTATTTGATTTATCTTTATGTTTGCTTTTTCAAGATTTGATAATATGGTATTTCCGCCACCTGCATCTATAAGAAAATACTCATTATCTTTTGATAAAGTGAAACAAGTATTATAGCATTTGGTTACCATAGCAGATCCGGTACCAAGCATAGTTATAGATTCCATAAAATTTTATCCCCCTATAATTCATTATTTAAGACAATATAATTATAAAGTTTATATGTATTTATAACAATAAGGCACATGAAAATAAATAATAAGTTCAAAGTTGCAATAGATATTTTTCATCAGGCAAGAAGGTGAAGTGTCCTAATAGCGTGCATATTAGGTCAAATTGACGATGCAGCATGATGATAGGCTTGTTATTTATTTGATTGTGCCTAAGCTGTAGATGTTAAATTGTTTTTATTTATAGAAAATGATCGAAAACCTCTATTGTTTATCTCAGAGAATTAAAAGGCATTAATTTAAATCAAATTTTGGATTAGTCAATTCAAATGTAAATTATTCATTAAATATATCTTGTAAGTCCTTTACAGTAATGTTTAAGAATGATATAATAATCAAAATGAATATGGAAGACCTAAGGTAGAGGAGCTGTTTATAAATAGTACTTATTTAAGAGTTGGCAAACGTTGATTAATAAGGAAAGGTATGATGGCCGAAGAAATAAATCAAGCAAAAATTTATTTCTGGGTATGTATAGAACATATGCATAACTGTCACGAAAGTGGGGAGCTACAAGGATTTACTAAGATGTTATTTTTATTATTAAATTTTAATTTAAATAATATTTTTATAAGCTTTAGCAATGAAACTCTACCCGTTATAGTAATACTATAACGGGTTTTCTTTATGACAATATTTTTTTGGGGGGCAATAATTATGAAGATTGAAGGAATAATAATACCACTTGTAACACCATTTAAAAATAATTGTATTGATTTTGTTTGCTATAAAAAGTTGATAGATTATTATATTGAGCAAGGTGTAGATGGTATAATACCATTAGGAACTACTGGGGAAAGTCCAACAATAGAATCTTTTGAATATAATGAAATACTATTAAAAACAATGGAATATAATAATGGTAGAACAAAAGTTTATGTAGGACTTGGCGGAAATAATACATCTGAAGTAATAAAAAGGTTAAAGATAGCAGAAGATAATAGTGTTGATGGAATATTATCAGTAGCACCATATTATTCTAGACCAAATCAAAGAGGGATTTATGAACATTTTAAGCGTATATCTGAATCTACAGATAGAGATATACTAATATATAATATTCCCTATAGAACTGGAGTTAATATAGAAAATGATACTATATATAAGTTGGCACAGCTAAAAAATATAGTTGGAATAAAAGATTGCTCGGGAAATATAAGTCAAACTTCAGAACTATTATTAAACAGACCCAATGATGAATTTTCTATATTAACAGGAGAAGATGCTCTTTTTTATACTACATTAGCACTTGGTGGTGATGGTGGGATTTTAGCATCTGCAAGTTTAAACACAAAAAGTTTTATAAAAGTATATAATGATATGAAATCAAATGATTATAAAGAAGCATTAAAAACATGGAGAGATATTTCTAAGGTTATACCATTATTATTTAATGAACCTAATCCAACTCCATTAAAATATTGTTTGAAAAACATGGGATTAATTGATTCTGATGAAGTTAGATTACCACTAACTAATATAACAGATGAACTTAAGTATAAATTAGATAATATGTTATTTTCTAAATAACTATTTATATAAGGGGCTAGGACAATTAGCAATAAGTAATAAGTAAAAAATATGGGGATATTTTTAAATAAATAAAATTAAAGGATTAAAAGTTCTTTAGTTTTATTTTTTTGCTAAATTATATTTAATTAGATATTTAAAATAAATTTTTTTGTTCTTTACCAAGTTATATAGCCTGAAAATCTACACATAATTTTTTAATATTTTTGACTATTAAAATATTTAGGAGTAATATTAAAGGGTTGCGTCTAATTTTAAAACAATTTATGTTTTTTTATTAATGCGTAAAATATAATTAAAAATACTACTATAAATGTAGCTTTAAATAATATAACAGGGGGAGATATAAATAATGTTACCTAAACTATTTACAATGATAAGACAAAAGGATATTACTAAGAATCAGGTAGTAAAGGATATTATATCAGGAATTATTGTTGCCATAATAGCACTACCTTTATCAATAGCATTAGCGATATCATCAGGAGTATCACCTGAAAAAGGTCTTATTACTGCAATTTTTGCAGGATTTGTAATTTCACTTTTTGGTGGAAGTAAAGTTCAAATCGGAGGACCAACTGGAGCTTTTGTAATTATAATTTATTCTATTATTCAGCAGTACGGATTAGATGGATTAATTACAGCCACAATAATGGCAGGAATAATTCTAGTTATAATGGGATTATTAAAATTTGGAACAGTAATTAAATACATACCTCAAACAATAACTGTAGGTTTTACTAGTGGTATAGCAGTAACATTGCTATCTACTCAAATAAAAGACTTTTTTGGATTAACAATAGATAATGTTCCAGCAGAATTTATTCCAAAATGGCAAAGCTATTTTTCACATATGAATACATTAAGTACTTCAACATTATTAATAGGTATATTATGTGTACTTATTATTGCTTTATGGCCAAAAGTTAATAAAACAATACCAGGTTCATTAGTGGCGTTAGTTGTATCTACTGTACTAGTAATGGCTTTTAAATTACCAGTAGAAACTATAGGTGATAGATTTAGTACGTTATCATCTTCAATACCGATGCCAATGTTACCTAAATTAAGTATAAGTACAATAAATCAATTATTTGCACCAGCAATGACAATTGCTATATTAGCTGGATTAGAATCATTATTATCAGCAGTAGTAGCTGATGGAATGATCGGAGATACACATGATTCTAATATGGAACTTGTTGCACAAGGTATGGGTAATATTATATCAGGATTATTTGGTGGAATACCAGCAACAGGAGCTATAGCAAGAACAGCAGCAAATGTTAAAAATGGTGGAAGAAGCCCAATAGCAGGTATTGTACATGCTGTAACATTACTAGCTATTATGTTAATTTTAATGCCAGTTGCTAAATTAATACCAATGACATCTCTTGCAGCAATATTAGCTGTTGTATCTTATAATATGAGTGAATGGAGAACATTTAAGTCATTATTAAAAGCACCTAAGAGTGATGTTATTGTATTAGTTATAACATTCTTCTTTACTATAGTGTTTGACTTGGTAGTAGCTATTGGATTTGGAATGCTTATGGCTATGTTCTTATTTATGAAGAGAGTATCTGAAACAACTGCTATTAGAGATTTAGTAGATGAAGAGGTATTTGATGAAGAAGTTTTAGATATGTTAAAAGAAGCTGATGGAAAGATACTTGTTTATCAAGTTGATGGGCCATTGTTCTTTGGAATTGTGCAAGACTTCTTAATTAAAGTTAATGCTGTTAAGTCAACGGCAGAAGTTCTTATATTAGATATGAGACATAGTTATGCAATAGATGCTTCAGCAATAGAAGCATTAGGTAAATTACTTAAACATTGCAGAAAAAATAAAATAAAACTTTTAATAACACATGTTCAGGAACAACCAAGAAATGTTTTAGGAAATATGGGAATTGCAGATGCAATTGGTGAAGAAAATATATACAACACTAAAAGAGAAGCTATAACTGTAGCAAGTAGATATATAAAAAATATATCTAGTTTTGTAAGCTAAATCTTAAAAACTATTTATTTTACATATAATTAGATTAAATGAGATTTAAAAAGTAAAGTATAATAAAATATATTATATAAAAACTGTCATAGAAAATAAAAAAATAAAAATTTAACTTATAGAATAAACATAATTCTTAGCTTCAGATTAAATCATTTTAGACTTAATAATTGAAGCTAAGAATTTGTTATATCAATTTTAGTTTTAATATTGTAAAATTATATCTAAAAAATTAATACTCCAATTTTATGAATTTTTTATTAGAGATATAGAGATGTTTTTCTTAAATATAGAGTTATTCAAAAGTTTTTATTAAATCAACTAAGTTTTGTTTTATATCATCGATTTTACTAAAATCTATTGCATTAATATATATTTTTTCTAAATCGTCATGATAAGATTTAGCTTTCGCAAGATATAAGGTAGCTTTTGAAATTGTTTCTTTATATTTGTTTTGAATAACAGATAAGTTATGAGCATATTTTTCGTCAGTGCCTTTGGTTATTAATTCTCCATACATATCTATTACATAATCATTTTCTTTAACAGGAAAATATTCATGTGGAGCAGTTGAATCAAAGATACAGATATCTAATTCTCTCATTATCACCATATCAAGACTATCTGGATCGAATCCACAATGATATACTTCAGCATCAATGCCTCTTGTTTTACATTCCTTTACTAACTTTTTTAATAAAGTAGATTTACCAGAGCCAGGTCTTCCTTTTATAAAATATCTATCAGAAACGTTCTCTGTTAAGTTATCAACAAAATTAACAGCTCCTTTAGGTGTAGATCCACCTAAAAATCTATCTTTTATTACAGCAGTTTTATTAAAAGTACTCTTTCCTACAAGCTTATCTATAACCTCTATTGTTAATTCATTTGCTTTTTTAAAATCCATATTTTCAATATATATTTTTTCCCAATCGTCATGTATAACAAGAGCTCTTTCGAATAGTTTATAAGCATTAGTATAACAAGATGAAATATGCTTTTTAATTTTTAATATATCTTTTGTATGTTCTTTTAATTTATTAGTATCCCAAGCAACTCCTAAGTTAACATACTCTTCAATAGCACCAGGTGCAGTAGGTTCTATAACATGCGGAGCTGTTCCATCAACTATTGCCACTTTAATCTTCGGAATTATTACACCATCAAGAGAATCATTATCAGAAGAACAGTGTAGGAATTCTATATCATAACCTTTATTGCACCATTCATTACCTATAGATTTTATAAGTGTAGATTTTCCGCATCCAGGGCCACCTTTTAGAATATATATTTTATCTAAGTTATCTAAATTAGATGAAAATAAATTACAAAATCCTTTTGAAGTATTAGCAGAAGCGAAATAATTTAAAATTTTACCAGACAATTTAATCAACTCCTAAATTAAAATAATTTTAACACTAAATATTATATGACTAGAATTTTTATATGTGTAAATTAAAAAAAATATACATCAATTAAGCATTAAGACTTCTTTGATTGCTTAAAAATTCCAATTGTAAGTCCACTTTACCTACTGTATATAAATATAAATTTAAAATAAAGGAAAATTTTTTGCATTTAATAAAAGCATAAAACTATATGTAAAAACACATAATATCTTTGTAATAAATTATAGGGAGTGAATGATATGGAGAAAAATCCAAGCATAAAATGTTCAGTTGTATCATGTAAATACAACAATGGAGCACAAAATTATTGTACATTAGATCAAATTAATGTAGGTACACACGAATCACATCCAAAGCAAGTAGAATGTACAGATTGTGAATCTTTTCAATTAAAATAAGTTCAATTTAAAGTTGAATTATAGTTAACCCAAACATTAAAAGAGATTTAAAGAAAGTTTTTCTTTAAATCTCTTTTTCTATTATAATAAATTCAGTAAGGTTATTTTAAAATTTAAAGAAAAACTATGTTTAGGTGAATATTGATATATATAAGTAAAGAAGACATATTAATTGAATTTAGAAATATGGAGGAAATTTTATGGAATATAATTGGGAGAGATCTTTACCTTTTTTTTATATAGATTTAGATATAGCAAATAAGCTTTTTAAGGAAAATTTATTAAATGAAGAGATAGATAGTATAGAGACTATCAACGAAGGGTGTAGAAGCAGTAATTATGTATTAGAAACTAACAAGAGGAATAAATATATACTTAAAATATTTCCTGAGTGTGATTGCTATTATGAAAGAGAGAGTAAATTATTAAATCTACTTAAAAATGAAATTTTAGTACAAAAGGTTTATTTAATATCTAGTAGCAATATTATAAAAAATAAAATGTTTGGTATTTATCAATATGTAGATGGGGTTAATTTAGGTAAGGCAATTAGAAATGGATCTAAACTTGATAAAAGTTTAATCAATGAATTAGCTATAACATTAGCAAAGATACATAAATTTAAATATAAAGAATGTGGAAAATTAGATAAAAACTTAAAAGTAATCCACAAATTATCCCCATTATATAGATTATATGAAGAGAATATGGGGATAAATTTTAGAAATAGATTAGGAAATGATGTAGTTAAAAAAATAAATCATATAGTAAATGCTAATAAAAAAATATTACTAGAATTAGATAAAAAAATCTCTTTAATTCATGGTGACTTTCAAGGAACTAATATACTTATAAAAGATAATAAGATATCTGCCATAATAGATTGGGAATTTTCTATGGCAGGAAATTCATTAATTGATATAGGTCAATTATTTAGA
It encodes the following:
- the dapA gene encoding 4-hydroxy-tetrahydrodipicolinate synthase, giving the protein MKIEGIIIPLVTPFKNNCIDFVCYKKLIDYYIEQGVDGIIPLGTTGESPTIESFEYNEILLKTMEYNNGRTKVYVGLGGNNTSEVIKRLKIAEDNSVDGILSVAPYYSRPNQRGIYEHFKRISESTDRDILIYNIPYRTGVNIENDTIYKLAQLKNIVGIKDCSGNISQTSELLLNRPNDEFSILTGEDALFYTTLALGGDGGILASASLNTKSFIKVYNDMKSNDYKEALKTWRDISKVIPLLFNEPNPTPLKYCLKNMGLIDSDEVRLPLTNITDELKYKLDNMLFSK
- a CDS encoding DUF1540 domain-containing protein, with the protein product MEKNPSIKCSVVSCKYNNGAQNYCTLDQINVGTHESHPKQVECTDCESFQLK
- a CDS encoding phosphotransferase family protein: MEYNWERSLPFFYIDLDIANKLFKENLLNEEIDSIETINEGCRSSNYVLETNKRNKYILKIFPECDCYYERESKLLNLLKNEILVQKVYLISSSNIIKNKMFGIYQYVDGVNLGKAIRNGSKLDKSLINELAITLAKIHKFKYKECGKLDKNLKVIHKLSPLYRLYEENMGINFRNRLGNDVVKKINHIVNANKKILLELDKKISLIHGDFQGTNILIKDNKISAIIDWEFSMAGNSLIDIGQLFRYEDCFPGDLIKTFEKQYNKYSDDKLIDEWYKISKLIDLISLIKLINTKEDMPNKHKEIKKLIINTLEMF
- a CDS encoding SulP family inorganic anion transporter; the encoded protein is MLPKLFTMIRQKDITKNQVVKDIISGIIVAIIALPLSIALAISSGVSPEKGLITAIFAGFVISLFGGSKVQIGGPTGAFVIIIYSIIQQYGLDGLITATIMAGIILVIMGLLKFGTVIKYIPQTITVGFTSGIAVTLLSTQIKDFFGLTIDNVPAEFIPKWQSYFSHMNTLSTSTLLIGILCVLIIALWPKVNKTIPGSLVALVVSTVLVMAFKLPVETIGDRFSTLSSSIPMPMLPKLSISTINQLFAPAMTIAILAGLESLLSAVVADGMIGDTHDSNMELVAQGMGNIISGLFGGIPATGAIARTAANVKNGGRSPIAGIVHAVTLLAIMLILMPVAKLIPMTSLAAILAVVSYNMSEWRTFKSLLKAPKSDVIVLVITFFFTIVFDLVVAIGFGMLMAMFLFMKRVSETTAIRDLVDEEVFDEEVLDMLKEADGKILVYQVDGPLFFGIVQDFLIKVNAVKSTAEVLILDMRHSYAIDASAIEALGKLLKHCRKNKIKLLITHVQEQPRNVLGNMGIADAIGEENIYNTKREAITVASRYIKNISSFVS
- a CDS encoding PRK06851 family protein, giving the protein MSGKILNYFASANTSKGFCNLFSSNLDNLDKIYILKGGPGCGKSTLIKSIGNEWCNKGYDIEFLHCSSDNDSLDGVIIPKIKVAIVDGTAPHVIEPTAPGAIEEYVNLGVAWDTNKLKEHTKDILKIKKHISSCYTNAYKLFERALVIHDDWEKIYIENMDFKKANELTIEVIDKLVGKSTFNKTAVIKDRFLGGSTPKGAVNFVDNLTENVSDRYFIKGRPGSGKSTLLKKLVKECKTRGIDAEVYHCGFDPDSLDMVIMRELDICIFDSTAPHEYFPVKENDYVIDMYGELITKGTDEKYAHNLSVIQNKYKETISKATLYLAKAKSYHDDLEKIYINAIDFSKIDDIKQNLVDLIKTFE